A genomic segment from Leptolyngbya boryana PCC 6306 encodes:
- the dapB gene encoding 4-hydroxy-tetrahydrodipicolinate reductase produces the protein MAGRIPVVVNGATGKMGREIIKAVSQSPDMNLIGALAKNPKYLGEDIGEVIGCGALEVPVTNEYESMMAMLSQEKELGVVVDVTHPDAVYNNVRSAIAYGVRPVVGTTGLSAGQIQELAEFADKASTGCLIVPNFSIGVVLMQQAAIQASQYFDHVEIIELHHNQKADAPSGTAVQTAQMLAELGKTYNEPLVHETEKITGARGAQAEEGIRIHSIRLPGLVAHQEIIFGAAGQIYTLRHDATDRTCYMPGVLLSIRKVISLKSLVYGLEKII, from the coding sequence ATGGCGGGTCGGATTCCAGTGGTCGTCAATGGAGCGACCGGAAAAATGGGGCGGGAAATTATTAAAGCCGTCTCGCAGTCGCCGGATATGAATTTAATCGGCGCACTGGCGAAAAATCCCAAATATCTCGGAGAAGATATCGGTGAAGTCATTGGTTGCGGAGCATTGGAAGTCCCCGTGACCAACGAATATGAATCGATGATGGCAATGCTCTCTCAAGAAAAAGAGTTGGGAGTCGTCGTGGATGTGACTCACCCCGATGCTGTGTATAACAATGTCAGATCCGCGATCGCGTATGGGGTACGTCCTGTTGTCGGAACCACCGGACTGAGTGCGGGACAGATTCAAGAATTAGCAGAATTTGCAGATAAGGCAAGTACGGGCTGTTTGATCGTGCCCAATTTCTCGATCGGGGTTGTGCTGATGCAGCAAGCTGCAATTCAAGCTTCTCAGTATTTCGATCATGTTGAAATTATTGAACTTCATCATAATCAAAAAGCAGATGCACCGAGCGGAACAGCAGTTCAAACGGCGCAGATGCTCGCAGAACTGGGTAAGACTTACAATGAGCCGCTTGTGCATGAAACCGAAAAGATCACAGGCGCAAGAGGCGCACAGGCAGAAGAAGGCATTCGCATTCACAGTATTCGCCTGCCTGGGCTAGTCGCACATCAAGAAATCATCTTCGGTGCAGCAGGGCAAATTTATACCTTGAGGCATGACGCAACCGATCGCACGTGCTACATGCCTGGCGTGTTGCTCTCGATTCGGAAAGTGATTTCGTTGAAGTCTTTGGTCTATGGATTGGAAAAGATTATCTAG
- a CDS encoding AMP-binding protein, with product MTIDETRNSVRTRLGIVALNSTGYLDAILTCLESEEIAVPLKHGDDHDRINAAKVDRVFTPTSEAGWMSRGFKPSTSHEPAVISFTSGTEGKPKGVLLTHGNLAEVVSRLNGLMQVTDEIREYIGVPVYHSFGFGRARAISSVGGQLYLPETGFNPAEIGAMLKRGEINAISAVPSLWRVLLANSDLIGNAGRRVRWIEIGSQYMSRQEKEAMKALFPEARIVQHYGLTEASRTTLLELHNAEGEALESVGKAIGSVEVQLTEDGRIAIRGEHVAQTYLIEGEEAPIPDADGWLITKDLGSLEHGLLYYKGRADDVINCGGLKVHPEALETKLYEKIGYTTGLAICRKPDPVRGEGFLVAVTPAVTIDKSQLRDAVLEATQEFGVNAGNAIAIVELDELPKTATGKVQRRQLADWYTQQTPTATVETVDPKRKNYIESAFCRLLNLRHLQPEDTFISLGGDSLSYVQLAMELERHLGYLPQGWEHLSIAQLETLTPEKKAFSPIETNIILRAIAIFVVVADHAGLMNFSGGAFLLLMIAGANLARFQSEALVQGRLVQPILSLLRNLVTPYLIISLSYQLWKRDFDLSVLFLFSNFVNPEVSAIFPVWFVSVLVQIILLFSLLFTLKPLRQFARVSPWEFGLATLVIGIIAKLGVGAVWNTAHLYDRLPHMLLWMFSMGWIIQFAHTKQQKAVSTSLLWALVPILTRLSYAYISYTYAVWMVLGGTLLLWIPTVPIPQFIKSPLQTVGAATYYIYLFHMILIHIVSTVGHTENPWVNTVAGIFGGIAVWAGVQTVQSFLANRRSTQAEIDATAL from the coding sequence ATGACGATCGATGAAACTCGAAACTCAGTGAGAACGCGCCTTGGAATTGTCGCCCTAAATTCCACAGGCTATCTTGATGCGATATTGACTTGTCTTGAATCCGAAGAAATTGCAGTCCCGCTTAAACACGGAGACGATCACGATCGCATCAATGCTGCAAAAGTCGATCGTGTCTTCACTCCAACCTCCGAAGCAGGCTGGATGAGTCGAGGCTTCAAACCTTCTACGAGTCATGAGCCTGCGGTTATTTCTTTTACATCTGGAACTGAAGGCAAACCAAAAGGCGTTTTACTGACCCACGGCAATTTGGCAGAAGTCGTTAGCCGACTCAATGGCTTGATGCAGGTCACTGATGAGATTCGGGAGTATATTGGCGTTCCGGTCTATCATTCTTTCGGATTTGGGCGAGCAAGAGCGATCTCATCGGTTGGAGGACAGCTTTACTTACCGGAAACAGGCTTCAATCCAGCTGAAATCGGTGCGATGCTGAAACGCGGTGAGATTAACGCGATTTCAGCGGTTCCGAGTCTGTGGCGAGTGTTATTGGCAAATTCAGATTTGATTGGGAATGCGGGCAGACGTGTGCGCTGGATCGAGATTGGAAGCCAGTATATGAGCCGACAGGAAAAAGAAGCCATGAAAGCTCTCTTTCCAGAGGCGCGGATTGTTCAGCATTACGGCTTAACTGAGGCTTCTCGAACAACATTACTCGAACTGCATAACGCTGAGGGAGAAGCACTCGAATCCGTTGGCAAAGCGATCGGCTCGGTTGAGGTGCAGTTAACCGAAGATGGGCGGATTGCCATTCGAGGAGAGCATGTAGCGCAGACTTATCTGATCGAAGGAGAAGAAGCCCCGATTCCAGATGCAGACGGATGGCTGATCACAAAAGATTTAGGAAGTTTGGAGCATGGACTGCTGTATTACAAAGGCAGAGCCGATGATGTGATTAACTGTGGAGGGCTGAAAGTTCATCCAGAAGCCCTTGAGACAAAGCTCTATGAAAAAATTGGGTATACAACCGGGCTGGCAATTTGTCGTAAACCAGATCCAGTACGGGGAGAAGGTTTTTTGGTCGCCGTGACTCCGGCAGTGACGATCGATAAATCTCAACTTCGAGACGCTGTGTTAGAAGCAACTCAAGAGTTTGGCGTCAATGCAGGCAATGCGATCGCAATTGTCGAACTCGATGAACTTCCAAAAACAGCAACCGGAAAAGTGCAACGCCGACAACTTGCAGACTGGTATACTCAGCAGACACCAACCGCGACTGTCGAAACAGTCGATCCGAAGCGGAAAAATTACATTGAATCCGCGTTCTGTCGGTTGTTGAACTTGCGGCATCTTCAGCCTGAAGATACGTTTATCTCACTGGGTGGAGATTCGTTGTCGTATGTGCAACTCGCGATGGAACTGGAGCGGCATCTAGGCTACTTGCCACAAGGCTGGGAGCATCTGTCAATCGCCCAGTTAGAAACACTCACACCTGAGAAAAAGGCGTTCAGCCCGATTGAAACTAATATCATTTTGAGAGCGATCGCGATCTTCGTCGTCGTTGCCGATCACGCGGGGCTCATGAATTTCTCTGGGGGCGCATTCCTACTCTTGATGATCGCAGGAGCCAACCTCGCTCGATTTCAATCTGAAGCCTTGGTGCAAGGGCGACTCGTTCAACCCATTCTCTCCCTGCTCCGCAACCTGGTCACGCCTTATCTCATCATTTCCCTCAGCTATCAACTCTGGAAACGGGACTTCGACTTGAGTGTGCTCTTCTTATTCAGTAACTTTGTGAATCCAGAAGTCTCTGCGATTTTCCCAGTGTGGTTTGTCAGTGTGTTAGTCCAAATCATTCTGCTTTTCTCGTTACTGTTCACCCTCAAACCTCTGAGACAATTTGCACGAGTCTCTCCTTGGGAATTTGGATTAGCGACCCTAGTTATCGGAATTATTGCCAAGCTTGGAGTAGGCGCGGTTTGGAATACTGCTCACTTGTATGACCGACTGCCCCACATGCTACTTTGGATGTTCTCGATGGGTTGGATCATTCAGTTCGCTCACACCAAACAACAAAAAGCAGTCTCAACAAGTCTACTCTGGGCACTGGTTCCAATCTTAACTCGTCTGAGCTATGCCTATATCAGTTACACCTATGCCGTGTGGATGGTGCTCGGAGGCACATTACTGCTCTGGATTCCTACCGTTCCAATTCCTCAATTCATCAAATCGCCACTCCAAACTGTTGGAGCCGCAACCTACTATATCTATCTGTTCCACATGATCCTTATCCATATCGTCAGTACTGTCGGACATACCGAGAATCCCTGGGTGAATACAGTTGCAGGTATCTTCGGCGGAATTGCAGTGTGGGCAGGAGTTCAAACCGTACAGTCCTTTCTGGCAAATCGGCGATCGACTCAAGCTGAGATCGATGCAACTGCCCTATAA